The following proteins are co-located in the Streptomyces bottropensis ATCC 25435 genome:
- a CDS encoding BNR repeat-containing protein, with the protein MKRRTLLTAALAGAVVTPALGATTARAADPGPSVTQTGNTLLDSQAIYFVSYNGLVNNNAFQKNALLTYKGYQYAVWYTADRNAVVGRRVLGSGTWSTVKVGHTLRYNDSHNVISMGLSKVDGRLHLNMDSHSDGFTYVKSVAGLADNPAGLSWTTSRFGAPQSTLDGLALTSQFTYPQFVSMPDGKLQLSYRAGVSGNGRNAIAEYDGTSWTNLGEWTSSTGTYTSEHGSSTARNMYLHGIDYDRNGRLHALFTWREQNGAVMCNSGGITNHDTGYVYSDDRGRTWRNNAGTVVGTTGGSDKVSVTDSGLVVDPLNPDHSLMNQESQWTDSAGRPHAIISYVPGRFGQCTTNYVANRTANGRAFLVRKSASGAWAKTEIPVPLNSSQRTKLVMDKYNNAYAIFPFGRIAGASAASGHTDWRILYDGSGLNAFGEVVFDESRIAQDNVLSVMYQVKSSGTTPSALRVVDFALPA; encoded by the coding sequence ATGAAGAGACGCACGCTGCTCACCGCCGCACTCGCCGGTGCCGTGGTGACCCCCGCCCTCGGCGCCACGACCGCCCGTGCCGCCGACCCCGGCCCCTCGGTCACCCAGACCGGTAACACCCTCCTCGACAGTCAGGCCATCTACTTCGTCTCCTACAACGGCCTGGTCAACAACAACGCCTTCCAGAAGAACGCCCTGTTGACCTACAAGGGCTACCAGTACGCCGTCTGGTACACCGCCGACCGCAACGCCGTCGTCGGCCGCCGCGTCCTCGGCTCCGGCACCTGGTCCACCGTCAAGGTCGGCCACACGCTGCGCTACAACGACTCCCACAACGTCATCTCCATGGGCCTGTCCAAGGTCGACGGCCGCCTCCACCTCAACATGGACTCGCACAGCGACGGCTTCACCTACGTCAAGTCGGTCGCCGGCCTCGCGGACAACCCGGCCGGGCTGAGCTGGACCACGAGCCGCTTCGGCGCCCCGCAGTCCACCCTCGACGGGCTGGCCCTCACCTCGCAGTTCACCTACCCGCAGTTCGTCTCGATGCCCGACGGCAAGCTCCAGCTGAGCTACCGCGCCGGCGTCTCCGGCAACGGCCGCAACGCCATCGCCGAGTACGACGGCACCTCCTGGACCAACCTCGGCGAGTGGACCAGCTCCACCGGCACGTACACCAGCGAGCACGGCTCCAGCACCGCCCGCAACATGTACCTGCACGGCATCGACTACGACCGCAACGGGCGCCTGCACGCCCTGTTCACCTGGCGCGAGCAGAACGGCGCCGTGATGTGCAACAGCGGCGGCATCACCAACCACGACACCGGCTACGTCTACTCCGACGACCGCGGCCGCACCTGGCGCAACAACGCGGGCACCGTCGTCGGCACCACCGGCGGCTCCGACAAGGTCTCCGTCACCGACAGCGGCCTCGTCGTGGACCCGCTGAACCCGGACCACTCCCTGATGAACCAGGAGAGCCAGTGGACCGACTCCGCCGGCCGCCCGCACGCCATCATCAGCTACGTCCCCGGCCGCTTCGGCCAGTGCACCACGAACTACGTCGCCAACCGCACGGCCAACGGCCGCGCCTTCCTCGTCCGCAAGAGCGCCTCCGGCGCCTGGGCGAAGACCGAGATACCGGTGCCGCTCAACTCCAGCCAGCGCACCAAACTGGTCATGGACAAGTACAACAACGCCTACGCGATCTTCCCGTTCGGCCGGATCGCCGGTGCCTCGGCGGCCTCCGGCCACACCGACTGGAGGATCCTGTACGACGGCTCGGGCCTCAACGCCTTCGGCGAGGTCGTGTTCGACGAGAGCCGGATCGCCCAGGACAATGTGCTGTCCGTGATGTACCAGGTGAAGTCGAGCGGGACGACCCCCTCGGCACTGCGTGTCGTCGACTTCGCCCTGCCCGCCTGA
- a CDS encoding L-rhamnose mutarotase has product MQRVCFLLKVRAERIDEYRERHAAVWPEMLQALSATGWHNYSLFLRDDGLLVGYLETEDFPRALAGMEAAEVNARWQKEMAPFFESLDGARPDEAMKPLTEVFHLA; this is encoded by the coding sequence ATGCAGCGCGTCTGCTTCCTCCTCAAGGTCCGTGCGGAGCGGATCGACGAGTACCGCGAGCGGCACGCCGCCGTGTGGCCGGAGATGCTTCAGGCTCTCTCGGCCACCGGCTGGCACAACTACTCCCTCTTCCTGCGCGACGACGGCCTGCTCGTCGGCTACCTGGAGACCGAGGACTTCCCCCGCGCACTCGCCGGCATGGAGGCCGCCGAGGTCAACGCCCGCTGGCAGAAGGAGATGGCGCCGTTCTTCGAGTCCCTCGACGGCGCCCGGCCCGACGAGGCCATGAAGCCCCTCACCGAGGTCTTCCACCTCGCCTGA
- the rhaS gene encoding rhamnose ABC transporter substrate-binding protein translates to MRRATLRRSCAALAAVTSFALAVTACGGTTKSDVKDDNASAAATGKADPNAALKKGLTVGFLPKQVNNPYFTSADKGGEAALKELGSSYKEVGPSSATDTSGQVNYVNTLTQQQVDAMAVSAQDPGALCTALKQAMSNDIKVVTYDSDTKPECRNAFVSQASAEDLGRTEVQLLAEQIDYKGEIAVLSAAQTATNQNVWIDFMKKELEDPKYKDIKLVKVAYGDDDAQKSFQQTQGLLQEYPNLKGIISPTTVGIKAAAQYLSGSKYKGKVKLTGLGTPNDMRKYVKDGTVEGFELWDPAKLGELAARTAVALVSGQITGKEGETFTAGDMGEYTIGKDGVISLGKPTVFTKDNIDKFNF, encoded by the coding sequence ATGCGCAGAGCCACCCTCCGTCGTTCCTGTGCGGCCCTCGCCGCCGTCACCTCCTTCGCGCTCGCCGTCACCGCCTGCGGCGGCACCACCAAGAGCGACGTCAAGGACGACAACGCCTCCGCGGCGGCCACCGGCAAGGCCGACCCGAACGCCGCGCTGAAGAAGGGCCTGACCGTCGGCTTCCTGCCCAAGCAGGTCAACAACCCCTACTTCACCTCCGCCGACAAGGGCGGCGAGGCGGCCCTGAAGGAGCTGGGCTCCAGCTACAAGGAGGTCGGCCCGTCCAGCGCGACGGACACCTCCGGCCAGGTCAACTACGTCAACACGCTCACCCAGCAGCAGGTCGACGCCATGGCCGTCTCCGCCCAGGACCCGGGCGCCCTGTGCACCGCGCTCAAGCAGGCCATGAGCAACGACATCAAGGTCGTCACCTACGACTCCGACACCAAGCCGGAGTGCCGCAACGCCTTCGTCTCGCAGGCCAGCGCCGAGGACCTGGGCCGCACCGAGGTCCAGCTGCTCGCCGAGCAGATCGACTACAAGGGCGAGATCGCCGTCCTGTCGGCCGCGCAGACCGCGACGAACCAGAACGTCTGGATCGACTTCATGAAGAAGGAGCTGGAGGACCCCAAGTACAAGGACATCAAGCTGGTCAAGGTCGCCTACGGTGACGACGACGCCCAGAAGTCCTTCCAGCAGACCCAGGGCCTGCTCCAGGAGTACCCGAACCTGAAGGGGATCATCTCCCCGACCACGGTCGGCATCAAGGCCGCCGCCCAGTACCTGTCGGGCTCCAAGTACAAGGGCAAGGTCAAGCTGACCGGCCTCGGCACCCCCAACGACATGCGCAAGTACGTCAAGGACGGCACGGTCGAGGGCTTCGAGCTGTGGGACCCGGCGAAGCTCGGCGAGCTGGCCGCCCGTACCGCGGTGGCGCTGGTCTCCGGCCAGATCACCGGCAAGGAGGGCGAGACCTTCACCGCCGGTGACATGGGCGAGTACACCATCGGCAAGGACGGCGTGATCAGCCTCGGCAAGCCGACCGTCTTCACCAAGGACAACATCGACAAGTTCAACTTCTGA
- a CDS encoding ABC transporter permease: MADPSLSRTSGWSSLKRWDSAVGATFVVVLLLSFSTVDGFGNALNLSFLIGNTLPIALVALPMTLLVVSGEIDLSVASTAGLSGAVMGALWNQGLTIEVIIPICLLLGVVCGLINGLLVTRLGLSSLAVTIGTLAAYRGIAQIVLGSDAVTDFPTQYLDFAAGRIGDSFVPQAFIPFLVLLVIAVIALHATPFGRSLFAIGASEEAARFTGIRVKRQKLILFTVTGLMASLTGVFWALHYASARYDNATGLELSVIAAVLLGGIDFDGGKGTLGGAIAGVFLLGTLQNVMSLQDVSAQSQIVVTGVLLVLSVLGPRVARQVALARAGRRSAGGSAGEAVRKTAV; the protein is encoded by the coding sequence ATGGCTGACCCGTCCCTGTCGCGTACGAGCGGCTGGTCCTCCTTGAAGCGGTGGGACTCGGCGGTCGGTGCCACGTTCGTCGTGGTGCTCCTGCTGTCCTTCTCCACCGTCGACGGCTTCGGCAACGCCCTCAACCTGTCCTTCCTCATCGGCAACACCCTGCCGATCGCGCTGGTCGCCCTGCCGATGACCCTCCTGGTGGTCTCCGGCGAGATCGACCTGTCGGTCGCCTCCACCGCCGGACTGTCCGGCGCGGTGATGGGCGCCCTGTGGAACCAGGGCCTGACCATCGAGGTGATCATCCCGATCTGCCTGCTCCTCGGCGTCGTCTGCGGACTGATCAACGGACTGCTCGTGACCCGGCTCGGTCTGTCCTCCCTCGCCGTCACCATCGGTACGCTCGCCGCCTACCGGGGCATCGCGCAGATCGTGCTCGGCTCCGACGCGGTGACCGACTTCCCCACGCAGTACCTGGACTTCGCGGCCGGCCGGATCGGCGACAGCTTCGTCCCCCAGGCCTTCATCCCCTTCCTGGTGCTGCTCGTCATCGCCGTGATCGCCCTGCACGCCACCCCGTTCGGGCGCTCCCTGTTCGCGATCGGCGCCAGTGAGGAGGCCGCGCGCTTCACCGGCATCCGCGTCAAGCGCCAGAAGCTGATCCTCTTCACGGTGACCGGCCTCATGGCCTCCCTCACCGGCGTCTTCTGGGCGCTGCACTACGCCAGCGCCCGCTACGACAACGCCACCGGGCTCGAACTGTCCGTCATCGCCGCCGTGTTGCTCGGCGGCATCGACTTCGACGGAGGCAAGGGCACACTCGGCGGCGCGATCGCCGGTGTGTTCCTGCTCGGCACCCTGCAGAACGTGATGAGCCTGCAGGACGTCTCGGCACAGTCGCAGATCGTCGTCACCGGCGTCCTGCTCGTGCTGTCCGTGCTCGGCCCCCGGGTGGCGAGGCAGGTCGCTCTCGCCCGGGCCGGCCGACGATCCGCCGGCGGTTCCGCCGGCGAGGCCGTTCGCAAGACGGCCGTCTGA
- a CDS encoding ABC transporter permease, with translation MTVTAPENTPVADVPKSSGTRLVDRVFKMRELAILAVFLVMIVVTQLGNSEFLTEQGIKDLLLNATILVLVAVGQSLVVITRNVDLSVGSILGISAFAAGTYLQGGGNPVVAVALAVLMGIGFGLLNGLLVSLGQVPALVVTLGTLYIIRGIDSIWVGSRQITASALPDGFVDFGSGGISAVPYLALIAVAVLVATAYYMKHFGSGRELYALGSNPEAARLAGIPVRKRILIAYTFCGALAGLAGALYLARFGNVDSSTGNGYELTVVSAVVVGGVVFTGGSGSVYGAALGALLLTSINSVLPALGVSSVWVLAINGILLILAIAVDRVVALRVAAALKKRNARHG, from the coding sequence ATGACGGTGACCGCCCCCGAGAACACCCCCGTCGCCGATGTGCCGAAGTCCAGCGGCACCCGGCTCGTGGACCGCGTCTTCAAGATGCGCGAACTCGCCATCCTGGCCGTCTTCCTGGTGATGATCGTCGTCACCCAGCTGGGCAACAGCGAGTTCCTCACCGAGCAGGGCATCAAGGACCTCCTGCTCAACGCGACCATCCTGGTGCTGGTCGCCGTCGGCCAGTCGCTGGTCGTCATCACCCGCAACGTCGACCTGTCGGTCGGCTCCATCCTCGGCATCAGCGCCTTCGCCGCCGGCACCTATCTCCAGGGCGGCGGCAACCCGGTCGTGGCCGTGGCGCTGGCGGTCCTGATGGGCATCGGCTTCGGCCTGCTGAACGGTCTGCTCGTCAGCCTCGGCCAGGTGCCCGCCCTCGTCGTCACCCTCGGCACGCTCTACATCATCCGGGGCATCGACTCGATCTGGGTCGGCTCCCGCCAGATCACCGCGTCCGCGCTGCCCGACGGGTTCGTCGACTTCGGCTCCGGCGGCATCTCCGCGGTGCCGTACCTGGCCCTGATCGCGGTCGCGGTCCTGGTCGCGACGGCGTACTACATGAAGCACTTCGGCAGCGGCCGCGAGCTGTACGCCCTCGGCTCCAACCCGGAGGCCGCCCGCCTCGCCGGCATCCCGGTCCGCAAGCGGATCCTGATCGCCTACACCTTCTGCGGCGCCCTCGCCGGCCTCGCCGGAGCCCTGTACCTGGCCCGCTTCGGCAACGTCGACTCCAGCACCGGCAACGGCTACGAACTCACCGTCGTCAGCGCGGTCGTGGTCGGCGGCGTGGTCTTCACCGGCGGCTCCGGCAGCGTCTACGGCGCGGCGCTCGGCGCCCTGCTGCTGACCTCCATCAACAGCGTGCTCCCCGCCCTCGGCGTCAGCTCGGTGTGGGTGCTGGCCATCAACGGCATCCTGCTCATCCTCGCCATCGCGGTCGACCGTGTGGTCGCGCTGCGGGTGGCGGCCGCCCTGAAGAAGAGGAACGCCCGCCATGGCTGA
- a CDS encoding sugar ABC transporter ATP-binding protein, whose amino-acid sequence MTHPSDTGPAPVLALKGVSKSFGAVRALRDVSLELFPGEVHALAGENGAGKSTLIKSLAGVHRPDSGQVLLDGEPTVFHGPADARDAGIAVIYQEPTLFPDLSIAENIFMGRQPRRALGRIDHRATHAATLALMRRLGVELDPDRPARGLSIADQQIVEIAKALSFDARVLIMDEPTAALTGSEVARLFGVVRTLREQGSAVLFISHRLEEIFQICRRVTTLRDGAWISSEPVEGMTEDDLVRRMVGRDLEELYPKQEVEPGEVALSVRRLTREGVFTDVSFDVRRGEIVGLAGLVGAGRTEVARAVFGIDRWDAGEVDLDGRALTNGAPSTAMAAGLALVPEDRRAQGLVMDMSIERNIGLTGLRKTVKAGLVDRGAERDRALDWAVKLQVKYARIADTVNTLSGGNQQKVVLAKWLATGPKVLIVDEPTRGIDVGTKAEVHRLLSQLAADGVAVLMISSDLPEILGMADRVLVMHEGRLTAEIPRSEATEESVMAAATGRAAA is encoded by the coding sequence ATGACCCACCCGTCCGACACGGGTCCGGCCCCCGTTCTCGCGTTGAAGGGCGTCTCCAAGTCCTTCGGCGCCGTACGCGCCCTGCGGGACGTGTCCCTCGAACTGTTCCCGGGCGAGGTGCACGCACTCGCCGGGGAGAACGGCGCGGGCAAGTCGACCCTGATCAAGAGCCTCGCCGGGGTGCACCGACCGGACTCCGGTCAGGTGCTCCTCGACGGCGAGCCCACGGTCTTCCACGGCCCGGCCGACGCCCGGGACGCGGGCATCGCCGTGATCTACCAGGAGCCCACTCTCTTTCCCGATCTTTCGATCGCCGAGAACATCTTCATGGGCCGCCAGCCGCGGCGCGCCCTCGGCCGTATCGACCACAGGGCCACCCACGCGGCCACCCTCGCCCTGATGCGGCGGCTCGGAGTCGAACTCGACCCCGACCGCCCGGCGCGCGGCCTGTCCATCGCCGACCAGCAGATCGTGGAGATCGCCAAGGCGCTGTCCTTCGACGCCCGCGTCCTGATCATGGACGAGCCGACCGCGGCCCTCACCGGCAGTGAGGTGGCCCGCCTCTTCGGCGTCGTCCGCACCCTGCGCGAGCAGGGCTCCGCCGTCCTGTTCATCTCCCACCGCCTGGAGGAGATCTTCCAGATCTGCCGGCGGGTCACCACCCTGCGCGACGGCGCCTGGATCTCCAGCGAGCCGGTCGAGGGCATGACCGAGGACGACCTGGTCCGCCGCATGGTCGGCCGCGACCTGGAGGAGCTGTACCCCAAGCAGGAGGTCGAGCCGGGCGAGGTCGCGCTGAGCGTGCGCCGGCTGACTCGCGAGGGCGTCTTCACCGACGTCTCCTTCGACGTCCGCCGCGGCGAGATCGTCGGCCTGGCCGGCCTCGTCGGCGCCGGCCGCACGGAGGTGGCGCGGGCCGTCTTCGGCATCGACCGCTGGGACGCGGGCGAGGTCGACCTCGACGGCCGCGCGCTCACCAACGGCGCCCCCTCCACCGCGATGGCCGCCGGGCTCGCCCTGGTCCCCGAGGACCGCCGCGCCCAGGGCCTGGTGATGGACATGTCCATCGAACGGAACATCGGCCTCACCGGACTCCGCAAGACCGTGAAGGCAGGCCTCGTCGACCGCGGCGCCGAACGCGACCGCGCCCTCGACTGGGCCGTCAAGCTCCAGGTCAAGTACGCCAGGATCGCCGACACCGTGAACACGCTGTCCGGCGGCAACCAGCAGAAGGTCGTCCTCGCCAAGTGGCTCGCCACGGGGCCGAAGGTACTGATCGTCGACGAGCCCACCCGCGGCATCGACGTCGGTACGAAGGCCGAGGTGCACCGCCTCCTCAGTCAGCTCGCCGCCGACGGTGTGGCCGTACTGATGATCTCCTCCGACCTGCCCGAGATCCTCGGCATGGCCGACCGCGTGCTCGTGATGCACGAGGGCCGGCTCACCGCCGAGATCCCTCGCTCCGAAGCCACCGAGGAATCCGTGATGGCCGCAGCCACTGGGAGGGCCGCCGCATGA
- the rhaI gene encoding L-rhamnose isomerase, whose product MTELAAVKAALKTQAVETPSWAYGNSGTRFKVFAQQGVPRDPWEKLDDAGKVHEFTGVAPTVALHIPWDKVEGSDGYAALAKHAEERGVKLGAINSNTFQDDDYKLGSVCHPDASVRRKAVDHLLECVDIMDATGSRDLKLWFADGTNYPGQDDIRERQDRLAQALAEVYGRLGDDQRMLLEYKFFEPAFYATDVPDWGTAYAHCLKLGPKAQVVVDTGHHAPGTNIEFIVATLLREGKLGAFDFNSRFYADDDLMVGSADPFQLFRIMYEVVRGGGFTPEVAFMLDQCHNIEAKIPAIIRSVMNVQEATAKALLVDREALAAAQRDGDVLEANAVVMDAYNTDVRPLLREVREEMGLDPEPLQAYRRSGWASKIVEERVGGEQAGWGA is encoded by the coding sequence GTGACCGAGCTCGCCGCGGTGAAGGCCGCCCTCAAGACCCAGGCCGTCGAGACGCCGTCGTGGGCGTACGGAAACTCCGGAACGCGCTTCAAGGTGTTCGCCCAACAGGGTGTCCCGCGCGATCCCTGGGAGAAGCTGGACGACGCCGGCAAGGTCCACGAGTTCACCGGCGTGGCGCCGACGGTCGCCCTGCACATCCCCTGGGACAAGGTCGAGGGCTCCGATGGATACGCGGCGCTCGCCAAGCACGCCGAGGAGCGTGGCGTGAAGCTGGGCGCCATCAACTCCAACACCTTCCAGGACGACGACTACAAGCTGGGCAGCGTCTGCCACCCGGACGCGTCGGTGCGGCGCAAGGCCGTCGATCACCTGCTGGAGTGCGTCGACATCATGGACGCGACCGGGTCGCGGGACCTGAAGCTGTGGTTCGCCGACGGTACGAACTATCCCGGCCAGGACGACATCCGTGAGCGTCAGGACCGGCTGGCGCAGGCCCTCGCCGAGGTCTACGGGCGGCTCGGCGACGACCAGCGGATGCTGCTGGAGTACAAGTTCTTCGAGCCGGCCTTCTACGCGACCGACGTGCCGGACTGGGGCACCGCCTACGCCCACTGTCTGAAGCTCGGCCCGAAGGCGCAGGTCGTGGTCGACACCGGGCACCACGCGCCGGGCACCAACATCGAGTTCATCGTGGCGACGCTGCTGCGCGAGGGGAAGCTCGGCGCGTTCGACTTCAACTCCCGGTTCTACGCGGACGACGACCTGATGGTGGGCTCCGCGGACCCCTTCCAGCTGTTCCGGATCATGTACGAGGTCGTGCGCGGCGGCGGGTTCACCCCCGAGGTCGCGTTCATGCTCGACCAGTGCCACAACATCGAGGCGAAGATCCCGGCGATCATCCGGTCGGTGATGAACGTGCAGGAGGCCACGGCGAAGGCGCTGCTGGTGGACCGGGAAGCCCTTGCCGCCGCGCAGCGGGACGGGGACGTGCTCGAAGCGAACGCGGTCGTGATGGACGCCTACAACACGGACGTGCGGCCGTTGCTGCGCGAGGTGCGGGAGGAGATGGGGCTGGACCCCGAGCCCCTGCAGGCGTACCGCCGCTCCGGGTGGGCCTCGAAGATCGTCGAGGAGCGGGTGGGAGGAGAGCAGGCGGGGTGGGGAGC